A section of the Pithys albifrons albifrons isolate INPA30051 chromosome 30, PitAlb_v1, whole genome shotgun sequence genome encodes:
- the S100A1 gene encoding protein S100-A1 — MASQLEGAMESLINVFHHYSAKEGDKYKLSKKELKELLQSELGCFLESQKDTGAVEKIMQDLDENGDGEVDFQEFVVLVGALTVACNTFFWENA; from the exons atgGCCTCCCAGCTGGAAGGGGCCATGGAGAGCCTCATCAACGTCTTCCACCACTACTCGGCCAAGGAGGGCGACAAGTACAAGCTGAGCAAGAAGGAGCTCAAGGAGCTTCTCCAGAGCGAACTGGGATGTTTCCTGGAG agccaGAAGGACACGGGGGCGGTGGAGAAGATCATGCAGGACCTGGATGAGAACGGGGACGGCGAGGTGGATTTCCAGGAGTTCGTGGTGCTGGTGGGAGCTCTGACCGTGGCCTGCAACACCTTCTTCTGGGAGAACGCCTGA